The genomic region GATCCGCCACCAGATGTCGTGGTCCGGGTAGTCCGGGGCCCCCTCGAACATCACGCTGGTCACGCCGTTGGACAGCGGTCCGTACACGATGTAGGAGTGGCCGGTGATCCAGCCGACGTCGGCGGAGCACCAGTAGACGTCGGTCGCCGGGTCGAGGTCGAAGACCGTCCGCAGGGTGTAGGTCGCACCGAGCAGGTAGCCCGCGGTGGTGTGCAGGATGCCCTTCGGCTTCGCCGTCGACCCGGAGCTGTACAGGATGAACAGCGGATGCTCCGCCGGCAGGCCGACCGCCGGGCACACCGGACCGGCGGCGGCGAGCAGCTCGTCGTACCAGACGTCGCGCCCGGCGGTCATCGGCACCTCGTCGGCGTTCTCCCCCGGGCCGCGGACCACCACGATGTGCTCCAGCGCGGGCAGGTCGCCGAGCTCGGCGTCGACGGCGGCCTTCACCGGCGCCCGGCGCCCCTTGCGCCGCGCCCCGTCGACGGTGATGAGCACCTTGGCGTCGGAGACCTCCATCCGCTCGCGGACCGCGGACGGCGCGAAGCCACCGAAGACCACGTTGTGGACCGCGCCGATCCGGGCGCAGGCCAGCATCGCGGCGGCCACCTCGGGAATCATCGGCAGGAAGATGCCGACGACGTCGCCGGCCCGCACGCCGAGGGACAGCAGACCGTTCGCCAGCCGCTGGGTCTCGGCCAGCAGGTCGGCGTAGGTGACGTCGCGGTGCTCGCCCTCCTCACCGCGCCAGTGGAACGCGACCCGCCCGCCCCGGCCGGCCTCGACATGGCGGTCCAGGCAGTTGGCCGACAGGTTCAGCTCGCCGTCGGCGAACCAGGTGTAGAAGGGCGGGTTCGTGTCGTCGAGCACCTGCGTGAACGGCGTGTCCCAGGTGAGCAGCTCGCGGGCCGCGGCGGCCCAGAACGCCTGCGGGTCCGCCGCGGCGGCGGCCCGGTCGGCGTCCACGGGGCGGCGTCGGACGAAGCCGGCCGGTGGGTCGAAGCTCTCCACCGACAGCAGGCCCTCCAGCGTGGCCTCCAGATCGGTCGTGGCGCTCCGACCGGTCGTGGCGCTCCGACCGGTCGTGGCGCGCACGGCCTGATCGGTCACGGTTCCTCCTGGACGAACGCTGTCTGGACGAAACGGTGGGTGGTGGGACACCTACCCCAGTGTACCACGAAGACCGCTCGCCGCCCAGGATCACGCCGGGGCGGCGGGAGTCGGATCGGGCCGGTCGGCGCGCACCCGGTCCAGCAACGCCGCCAGCACCTGTTCGCCCGCGAGCGCCCCCGCGCCGGCGGTGACGGCGACGTTCGGCGCCGACCAGCCGAGTTCGTGCAGCTCACCGTGGGCGGGCCGGACGGCGGCGTCGGCCGCCAGCAGCATCGGGATGTCCAGGACCGAGTCGCCCGCGGCCAGCAGCGTCACCGTGCCGGCCCGGCGGACCACCTCGTCGACGGCCCGCTGCTTGGTCAGCACCGTCGGCACCAGGTACACCTTGCGGCCCTGCGCCGACACCGACCAGCCGCCCGCCCGGGCCGCCGCGGTGACGCCGGTCAGGTCCGGGATGGCGGGCCGGTCGTGGGCGACGAGGTAGACGAACAGGTCGTCGGCGGCGCGGACCGTCCGGGCCCAGCCGCCGGCGGCGAACCGTTCGGCGAGCGCCAGCATCTCGGGCAGCGGCGCGCAGGCGGCGGCCACCTCCGCCGCGATCCCGGCCGCCCACGCCGGGTCCGGGACGCCGTCGACGAGCAGGTGCCCGCCGTTGGCCGCGATCGCGTACCGCGGCCGGACCCCGAGGTCGACGCGGCGGTACTGGGCGAGCGTGCGGGTGGTGACGGGGACGACCACGGCCCGGCGGTGCAGCTCGGCCAGCAGCGCGAGCTCCCGCGCCGTCGCGAAGGACAGCGGGGCGCCGTCGAGCCGCTCGACCTCGACCAGCTCGGGCTCGGCGGCGCCGGCGGGCAGCAGCAGCGAGCGCCGGGAGAAGATCAGCGTCTTGTCCAGGTCGAGGGCCACCAGATGGTCGGCTCCCGCCGTCACGAGGCGTCCGAGGCGCCGGAGGGGCTCCAGGGGCC from Frankia alni ACN14a harbors:
- the acs gene encoding acetate--CoA ligase, yielding MRATTGRSATTGRSATTDLEATLEGLLSVESFDPPAGFVRRRPVDADRAAAAADPQAFWAAAARELLTWDTPFTQVLDDTNPPFYTWFADGELNLSANCLDRHVEAGRGGRVAFHWRGEEGEHRDVTYADLLAETQRLANGLLSLGVRAGDVVGIFLPMIPEVAAAMLACARIGAVHNVVFGGFAPSAVRERMEVSDAKVLITVDGARRKGRRAPVKAAVDAELGDLPALEHIVVVRGPGENADEVPMTAGRDVWYDELLAAAGPVCPAVGLPAEHPLFILYSSGSTAKPKGILHTTAGYLLGATYTLRTVFDLDPATDVYWCSADVGWITGHSYIVYGPLSNGVTSVMFEGAPDYPDHDIWWRIVEEYKVTVFYTAPTAIRTCIKWGAQYPDRHDLSSLRVLGTVGEPINPKAWLWYHLVIGGGRCPIVDTWWQTETGSVLISPLAGVTPTKPGSATRPLPGISPALLSEDGRPVTEGTGILVITQPWPSMLRTLYKDDKRFVETYFSRFGPTTYVVGDAARLDADGYFWIIGRIDDVINVSGHRLSTAEVESAIVAHEAVAEAAVVAQADEQTGQAIVAFVTLAGERVGDAAVEAELREHVARRIGKLARPRRIVWADDLPKTRSGKIMRRLLRDVAEGRELGDVTTLRDPAVMSALAAKVAAAPDEE